From Elephas maximus indicus isolate mEleMax1 chromosome 1, mEleMax1 primary haplotype, whole genome shotgun sequence, a single genomic window includes:
- the LOC126077276 gene encoding putative olfactory receptor 2B8, producing the protein MERANDSTFSRFILLGFSGRPHLETVLFVVILITYLLSFLGNGIIILLSILEPRLHTPMYFFLSNLSFMDLCLTTCTVPQALVNFKGKDKTITYGGCVTQLFIAVSLGGVECILLSVMAYDRYAAVCCPLHYMVIMHPQLCLQLVATAWLIGFGNSVMQTALTMTLPLCGKNQVDHFFCEVPAMLKLACTDTSINEAELFAVSVLFLVVPLSLILVSYGHITHAVLMIKSAQGRWKAFGTCGSHVLVVIIFFGTLISMYLQPPTSYSQDVNKSIALFYSLVTPLLNPMIYTLRNKEVKGALRRLVGRASKEG; encoded by the coding sequence ATGGAAAGAGCTAATGACAGCACCTTCTCCAGATTCATTCTCTTGGGCTTCTCTGGCAGACCCCATCTGGAGACAGTTCTCTTTGTGGTTATCCTAATCACCTACTTGTTGAGCTTTCTAGGCAATGGCATCATCATACTTTTGTCAATTTTGGAACCCCGTCTCCATACCcctatgtatttcttcctctCCAACTTGTCTTTTATGGATCTTTGTCTGACTACTTGTACTGTCCCTCAGGCACTGGTCAACTTCAAGGGGAAGGACAAGACCATCACCTATGGTGGCTGTGTCACACAGCTCTTTATTGCTGTGAGTCTGGGGGGAGTGGAATGTATCCTCTTGTCTGTTATGGCTTATGACCGTTATGCAGCTGTCTGCTGCCCACTCCACTACATGGTGATCATGCATCCCCAGCTTTGCTTGCAGTTGGTTGCAACTGCTTGGCTTATAGGCTTTGGTAATTCTGTGATGCAGACGGCATTGACCATGACTCTCCCTCTCTGTGGTAAAAACCAAGTggatcatttcttctgtgaagttCCAGCGATGTTGAAACTGGCCTGCACTGACACCTCCATCAATGAGGCTGAACTCTTTGCCGTCAGTGTCTTGTTCTTGGTGGTGCCTCTTTCACTCATCTTAGTGTCTTATGGTCACATTACCCATGCAGTCCTGATGATAAAGTCAGCACAGGGGAGATGGAAAGCTTTTGGAACCTGTGGTTCTCATGTCCTGGTGGTGATCATTTTCTTTGGCACGCTCATCTCCATGTACCTCCAGCCTCCCACCAGTTATTCGCAGGATGTGAACAAAAGCATTGCACTCTTCTATTCTCTGGTGACTCCCCTGCTGAATCCCATGATTTACACGCTGAGGAACAAGGAAGTCAAAGGGGCACTAAGGAGATTAGTGGGGAGAGCTTCAAAAGAGGGTTAA